A region of Agrobacterium vitis DNA encodes the following proteins:
- a CDS encoding ABC transporter ATP-binding protein has product MNPTLLDIRNLTIRPTGSSVSALIVENVSLRIERGSVLGLIGESGAGKSTIGLAALGYVRPGTERIGGSVQFDGIDLFRLPEPQRRALRGQRIAYVAQSAAASFNPAFRLIDQIIESSLRSGRFSKAAATDRALALLDVLGLDAKAIAVRFPHEVSGGQLQRAMTAMALCTKPDLVVFDEPTTALDVGTQREVLGAIRKAIALESAAAIYISHDLPLVAQIADSVHVLRRGRSIEEGPVTTLIRNPSAPYTRALLSAGTLSFTAPPETSESVLEVQGVTAGYNRTRPVVNDVSLSVCRGETLALVGKSGSGKSTLGRIVNGLLLPTSGQILFEGKPLAASIHDRPLAHRRAIQTIHQTPDTALNPRHRVGEIIGRPFALYEGLRGRERDRRVEEMLDQVELGRGMAGRFPAELSGGQKQRVAIARALAARPLMLVCDEPTSSLDALVAREVLGLLMRLQADEGIACLFITHDLNIVSAIAGRTAVLDNGQIVRSGATAEVLRQPSDSHAAALVESIPWFP; this is encoded by the coding sequence ATGAACCCCACTCTTCTCGACATTCGCAACCTCACCATTCGACCCACCGGCAGCTCAGTATCGGCGTTGATCGTGGAGAATGTCTCGCTCCGCATCGAACGCGGTAGCGTTCTCGGCCTGATAGGTGAATCCGGCGCAGGAAAGTCCACCATTGGCCTTGCCGCCCTCGGATATGTGAGACCCGGAACCGAACGCATCGGTGGATCGGTGCAATTCGACGGGATCGACCTGTTCCGCCTGCCTGAGCCGCAGCGCCGGGCGCTGCGCGGCCAGCGGATCGCCTATGTTGCACAGTCGGCTGCGGCGTCGTTCAACCCAGCCTTTCGGCTAATCGACCAGATAATAGAATCGAGCCTGCGTAGCGGCCGATTCAGTAAGGCGGCAGCGACCGACCGCGCCCTTGCCCTGCTCGATGTGCTCGGCCTCGATGCAAAGGCAATTGCGGTCCGGTTTCCTCATGAAGTCTCGGGAGGCCAGCTGCAGCGTGCCATGACAGCGATGGCACTCTGCACCAAGCCGGATCTTGTCGTATTCGATGAACCCACCACCGCGCTGGACGTTGGGACGCAACGGGAGGTTTTGGGCGCGATCCGCAAGGCAATAGCGCTCGAATCGGCAGCGGCTATCTATATCAGTCATGACCTGCCGCTCGTCGCACAGATCGCCGACAGCGTGCACGTCCTTCGCCGGGGACGAAGTATCGAGGAAGGCCCGGTGACAACCCTCATCCGCAACCCGTCTGCCCCTTACACCAGGGCTTTGCTCTCAGCAGGAACTCTCAGTTTTACCGCGCCTCCCGAGACCAGCGAGTCGGTTCTGGAAGTGCAGGGCGTTACTGCCGGCTACAACAGAACGCGGCCGGTAGTAAATGACGTTTCGCTCAGTGTCTGCCGGGGAGAAACGCTTGCGCTCGTCGGGAAATCGGGATCAGGGAAGTCGACGCTCGGTCGGATCGTAAACGGGCTGCTCCTTCCAACCTCCGGCCAGATATTGTTCGAAGGAAAACCCCTCGCCGCCTCTATCCATGACCGCCCCCTTGCACACCGCAGGGCCATCCAGACCATTCACCAGACGCCAGACACCGCGCTTAATCCGAGGCACCGCGTAGGAGAAATCATTGGTCGACCCTTTGCCCTCTACGAGGGTCTGCGCGGCCGGGAGCGCGATCGTCGCGTCGAGGAGATGCTCGACCAGGTGGAGCTTGGCCGCGGTATGGCGGGGCGCTTCCCAGCCGAGCTATCCGGCGGACAGAAACAGCGCGTCGCCATCGCGCGAGCGCTTGCCGCCCGTCCTCTGATGCTTGTTTGCGACGAGCCGACGTCGTCGCTGGATGCACTGGTGGCCCGCGAGGTACTCGGACTTCTCATGCGCCTGCAGGCGGACGAAGGCATCGCATGCCTCTTCATCACCCATGACTTGAACATTGTCAGCGCCATTGCCGGTCGCACTGCCGTTCTGGACAACGGCCAAATCGTGCGGTCAGGGGCAACGGCCGAAGTGCTTCGCCAGCCCTCTGATTCACATGCAGCGGCGCTCGTCGAGTCTATCCCTTGGTTCCCTTGA
- a CDS encoding ABC transporter permease, producing MTIAEPNDALATEQTNRRRRGLAAYILRRLAAGIGLLLVLSSLVFVGSELLPGDAATALLGRSATPAAVAELRQRLGLDQPLPIRYLSWLNAFVHGDLGTSLLNGRSVAASIAARLGNTLFLAGTAAFMSVPLAVLLGLLAARYRGSIIDRTISLLTRAFVALPEFFIGYLLIYVLSISLGWFASSSTVFANMGLGNCIAAITLPSLTLVLVVTGHIAAMVRASVLDVLEKPFIEMAVLKGVPHGTVVWRHALPNALSPIINVVLVNLAYLVAGVVVVEVIFVYPGMGQFMVDSVVNRDVPVVQATALLFASVYIGLNLCADVLSVLANPRLGFQS from the coding sequence ATGACCATTGCCGAGCCCAACGACGCCTTGGCGACCGAGCAGACAAACAGAAGGCGACGCGGGCTCGCCGCCTATATCTTGCGGCGCCTCGCCGCAGGGATCGGCCTGTTGCTTGTGCTGTCGAGCCTGGTGTTCGTCGGCAGCGAGCTTCTGCCTGGCGATGCGGCAACCGCACTTCTTGGACGCTCGGCCACGCCTGCAGCGGTCGCAGAACTACGCCAAAGGCTTGGCCTCGATCAGCCTCTTCCCATCCGCTATCTCTCCTGGCTGAACGCATTCGTTCACGGCGATCTCGGCACAAGCCTCCTCAACGGGAGGAGCGTCGCCGCAAGCATCGCCGCAAGACTGGGCAATACGCTATTCCTCGCCGGGACCGCAGCCTTCATGTCCGTGCCCCTCGCCGTGCTCCTCGGACTTCTGGCTGCTCGATATCGTGGCAGCATCATCGACAGGACGATCTCGCTCCTGACGCGCGCCTTCGTGGCGCTCCCGGAATTTTTCATCGGATACCTGCTTATCTATGTGCTTTCGATCTCGCTCGGATGGTTCGCGAGCAGCAGCACGGTGTTCGCGAACATGGGCCTTGGCAACTGTATCGCCGCGATTACGCTGCCCAGCCTAACGCTCGTCCTCGTTGTCACCGGCCATATCGCCGCAATGGTGCGCGCCTCGGTGCTGGATGTTCTCGAGAAGCCCTTCATCGAAATGGCGGTGCTGAAGGGGGTGCCGCACGGCACGGTGGTCTGGCGCCACGCGTTACCGAACGCTCTTTCGCCAATCATCAACGTCGTGCTGGTCAATCTTGCGTATCTCGTCGCCGGTGTCGTCGTGGTGGAGGTCATATTTGTCTATCCCGGCATGGGCCAGTTCATGGTCGACAGCGTCGTCAATCGCGACGTGCCCGTTGTCCAGGCGACCGCACTTTTGTTCGCCAGTGTCTATATCGGGCTCAATCTCTGCGCGGATGTCCTCTCCGTGCTCGCCAATCCCCGTCTGGGGTTTCAATCGTGA
- a CDS encoding ABC transporter permease — protein MSAVKLPLSVILSLLTIGVCLLVTLTAPFIAPHGVNEIVGPGWEPPSASHLFGTDMIGRDLLSRFIWGARVTVLTAAAAVLIAFVAGTGFGLLAGLRKGWLDMVLSRFVDLVMAMPTLILAMVLLTILPRSVFFIVAIIALVEATRFFRLARLIAADTAALDYVEAAYLRGEKTSWIILREILPNGMAPLLAELGLRFVFSVLFLSTLSFLGLGVQPPVTDWGSLIKENKDGLLFGVTAALVPGAAIAVLAIAVSSVVDWVSAGRDGGPKT, from the coding sequence GTGAGCGCCGTCAAACTTCCACTTTCCGTCATCCTGTCACTCCTGACGATTGGGGTTTGCCTCCTCGTTACCCTCACCGCGCCCTTCATCGCGCCCCACGGCGTGAACGAGATCGTTGGACCCGGCTGGGAGCCACCGTCCGCGTCCCATCTGTTCGGCACTGACATGATCGGCCGAGACCTCTTGTCACGCTTCATCTGGGGCGCTCGCGTCACCGTACTGACTGCAGCTGCCGCCGTCCTCATCGCCTTTGTGGCGGGTACCGGCTTCGGCCTTCTGGCGGGGCTGCGCAAGGGCTGGCTTGACATGGTGCTGTCGCGATTCGTCGATCTCGTTATGGCGATGCCGACACTCATTCTGGCAATGGTGCTTCTCACCATCCTGCCGCGTTCGGTTTTCTTCATCGTGGCGATCATAGCGCTCGTGGAGGCGACCCGTTTCTTTCGCCTGGCACGGTTGATCGCGGCTGATACAGCGGCTCTCGACTATGTCGAGGCAGCGTATCTACGTGGCGAGAAAACGAGCTGGATCATTCTGCGCGAGATCCTTCCCAACGGCATGGCGCCACTTCTGGCCGAGCTTGGCCTGCGCTTCGTCTTCTCAGTTCTCTTCCTGTCCACCCTGTCCTTTTTGGGGCTGGGCGTCCAACCGCCGGTAACCGACTGGGGAAGCCTGATCAAAGAGAACAAGGACGGGCTGCTGTTCGGGGTCACGGCAGCCCTTGTACCGGGAGCGGCAATCGCAGTGCTCGCCATTGCCGTCAGCTCAGTGGTGGATTGGGTCTCGGCCGGGCGCGATGGTGGGCCGAAAACATGA